From the genome of Fimbriimonadaceae bacterium, one region includes:
- a CDS encoding nucleotidyltransferase domain-containing protein — translation MEHRPLLEQIVREHSYPLIFATVSGAHLYGFPSADSDIDLRGAHVLPKETMLGLEVGDETVEASFVREGVEMDIVSHDARKYFAMLLKRNGYVLEQVLSPLVIHTTKAHQELIRLVPGLLTKHHAHHYLGFARTEWGLFEKEVKPRIKPLLYIYRVLLTGIHLLRTGEVEANLATLAPLYGLDDIPELIQMKVEGTERGSVEVDVEFHRRRYGEFIERLEKERDSSTLSEFPVGREELNKILLGCRLDPETWLSSQNS, via the coding sequence ATGGAGCATCGCCCGCTGCTGGAACAGATCGTGCGCGAGCACTCGTATCCGCTCATTTTTGCGACTGTGAGCGGCGCGCATCTTTATGGATTCCCATCGGCAGACAGCGACATCGACCTGCGCGGGGCCCACGTCCTGCCCAAGGAGACGATGCTTGGCTTAGAGGTCGGCGATGAGACGGTCGAGGCCTCTTTCGTGCGAGAGGGTGTAGAGATGGACATCGTTTCGCACGATGCCCGCAAGTACTTTGCGATGCTGCTCAAGAGGAACGGGTACGTGCTGGAGCAGGTGCTTTCGCCCTTAGTGATCCATACCACCAAGGCTCATCAGGAGTTGATTCGCCTGGTACCTGGACTGCTTACGAAGCATCACGCGCACCACTATTTGGGCTTTGCGAGGACCGAATGGGGGCTTTTTGAGAAAGAGGTGAAGCCTCGAATCAAGCCCCTGCTTTACATCTATCGGGTGTTGCTTACGGGCATTCACCTCTTGCGGACGGGGGAGGTTGAAGCCAACCTTGCAACGCTAGCGCCTCTGTATGGCTTGGACGATATTCCTGAGCTCATTCAAATGAAAGTTGAAGGCACGGAAAGGGGCTCCGTCGAGGTCGATGTGGAGTTTCACAGACGTCGATATGGCGAGTTCATCGAGAGGCTGGAGAAGGAAAGGGACAGCTCCACGCTTTCTGAATTCCCGGTGGGCCGGGAAGAGCTAAACAAGATCCTTCTTGGTTGTCGATTGGACCCCGAGACGTGGTTAAGCTCGCAAAACTCGTAA
- a CDS encoding SLBB domain-containing protein: MDIGQLCARLTMNALIQLVFGLLLAFQQTGSAPIKLKVGDTVTIEAPSGYGGSFTLLNDGSIYGRGFGKVVLAGKTWEESEQAVKQALKRFVKPEDVHLYISSQRAELVYLVGLAGGKGPAAWRPDLTLRQLLANSDVGENLDKVEVSVFRSGSSIYQANLDSVLKGQASQDPKLSPDDVVTITPIEHVRVWVSGAVRNPGEVRIPKGSDLYRALTAAGGLIQKEAIDDEATIVVRRGPTTKEYPAREIASLSRVNLEAGDDISVVLPEAVRVSVMGEVASPGEYLLTGGPTLSKAVAIAGGPTTKGTLSRVMVVRNGEMSQVDVSKPDAIYSLKAGDLVVIPRNERVVFVMGEVNEPKRLDLEDNREYRVTDALALAGGLRSGGTYRRVYLARPDKNGKVQITQFNLDEYLKDGKLESNPILQPGDSLLFGRPNGLSFAAAGQIISSFILIDSLGRGR; this comes from the coding sequence ATGGACATTGGGCAGTTGTGTGCCCGATTGACCATGAACGCGCTCATTCAACTGGTATTCGGCCTTCTTTTAGCATTTCAGCAGACCGGGTCCGCCCCGATCAAGCTCAAAGTTGGCGATACGGTCACGATCGAAGCCCCGTCGGGCTATGGTGGAAGCTTTACGCTCCTCAACGATGGATCGATCTACGGCCGAGGATTTGGAAAAGTCGTTTTGGCGGGCAAGACTTGGGAAGAATCGGAGCAAGCCGTTAAGCAGGCCCTCAAGAGATTCGTCAAACCCGAAGATGTCCATCTTTACATTTCTTCTCAACGGGCCGAGCTTGTCTACCTCGTTGGGCTTGCCGGTGGCAAAGGGCCAGCAGCTTGGCGACCAGACTTAACGCTGCGCCAACTCCTCGCGAATTCGGATGTTGGCGAAAATCTGGACAAGGTTGAGGTTTCCGTCTTCCGAAGTGGCAGCAGTATTTATCAGGCTAACCTCGACAGCGTTCTCAAGGGTCAGGCTTCACAAGACCCGAAGCTCTCACCCGATGACGTGGTCACGATTACACCCATTGAGCACGTTCGGGTGTGGGTGAGTGGGGCAGTGCGGAATCCTGGCGAAGTGAGGATCCCCAAAGGGAGCGACCTTTACCGAGCGCTAACGGCAGCGGGCGGGCTTATCCAGAAGGAAGCTATCGACGACGAAGCAACGATCGTGGTGCGCCGAGGTCCGACGACAAAAGAGTATCCCGCACGAGAAATCGCAAGCCTTTCCCGAGTGAATCTCGAAGCGGGCGACGACATCTCGGTCGTGCTTCCTGAAGCGGTGCGTGTGTCGGTAATGGGCGAAGTTGCCTCTCCAGGAGAGTATTTGCTAACGGGCGGTCCAACCCTTTCTAAGGCGGTTGCCATCGCTGGAGGACCAACGACCAAAGGCACGCTCAGCAGGGTCATGGTCGTCCGGAACGGAGAAATGAGTCAGGTCGACGTCAGCAAGCCGGATGCCATTTACAGTTTGAAAGCGGGTGACCTTGTGGTCATTCCGCGCAACGAGCGTGTTGTCTTTGTGATGGGCGAAGTCAACGAGCCCAAGCGACTCGATCTTGAGGACAATCGCGAGTACCGCGTCACGGATGCCTTGGCTCTTGCCGGTGGTCTGAGAAGTGGTGGAACTTACCGTAGGGTCTATCTGGCAAGGCCTGATAAGAACGGCAAGGTTCAGATCACTCAATTTAACCTCGACGAGTACCTGAAGGACGGCAAACTCGAAAGCAATCCTATCCTTCAGCCAGGTGACAGCCTTCTTTTCGGCCGTCCCAACGGCCTGAGCTTTGCGGCTGCCGGGCAGATCATTTCCAGTTTCATCCTCATCGACAGTCTGGGGAGAGGGCGCTAA
- a CDS encoding alpha/beta hydrolase: MRFAALLLTLFVCTLSVAQTKDVTLTAADGKKVFGKYYKATGKVKGAVLMFHQARSNMEEYSNIAPRVAKLGYDCMTIDQRSGGEMWGVKNKTAAQYPASQNFLQAYADLEAAFNWAKTNKYKKIVAWGSSYSSSLALKLGAEHSEVSAVLAFSPGEYFGQKGLVGGWNSKMKARALFAFTKDEAIKGGIDLYDTAGNFPNRKYDVMAVHKDGLHGSSTLRKDKNTKSLEYYWTMVEEFLKNL; encoded by the coding sequence ATGAGATTTGCTGCGCTTCTTCTAACTCTGTTTGTATGCACGCTTTCGGTTGCCCAAACCAAAGACGTCACCCTTACAGCCGCTGACGGCAAAAAGGTCTTTGGCAAGTACTACAAGGCCACAGGCAAGGTGAAGGGCGCTGTCCTCATGTTCCATCAGGCACGGTCGAACATGGAGGAGTATTCCAACATTGCTCCCCGGGTAGCAAAGCTGGGCTACGATTGTATGACCATCGACCAGCGCTCCGGCGGCGAAATGTGGGGGGTGAAGAACAAAACAGCAGCACAATATCCCGCCTCTCAGAACTTCCTCCAAGCCTACGCCGACCTTGAAGCTGCCTTTAACTGGGCAAAGACAAACAAGTACAAAAAGATTGTGGCCTGGGGCAGCAGCTACAGCTCTTCACTGGCCCTCAAACTTGGCGCTGAGCACTCCGAAGTGAGCGCGGTTCTTGCCTTTTCTCCCGGCGAATACTTTGGACAAAAGGGGCTTGTAGGCGGTTGGAATTCAAAGATGAAAGCACGCGCTCTATTCGCTTTTACCAAGGACGAGGCGATCAAAGGCGGCATCGACCTTTATGACACTGCGGGCAATTTTCCAAACCGAAAGTACGATGTGATGGCAGTTCACAAGGACGGTCTTCACGGGAGTTCAACCCTTCGCAAGGACAAGAACACCAAGAGCCTTGAGTACTACTGGACGATGGTCGAAGAGTTTCTCAAGAACCTCTGA
- a CDS encoding transporter, which translates to MKIVPLLTCFALATVAFAQDKATPQGPIVTDRPDFTESANVVPLRWLQFESGFTYQGIRGGSSISGPEALIRYGMAPRSELRIGIPDYGRLVLLGNSEVGFADGSLGFKFETEKPVLGFDVAVIVETSIPTRGAFSSDSSEPAVKLCYARDFSSGWSLSAMSVGVWTKDDGNRTILQQTVALARELSGGLGFFIEYAGTYHKSMKSEHVAHGGFAYQLSNDRQIDLHFGTSLSGNDRMPFIGVGYAVRF; encoded by the coding sequence ATGAAAATCGTCCCTTTACTGACTTGTTTCGCTCTCGCGACTGTTGCGTTTGCTCAAGACAAAGCCACCCCGCAAGGTCCGATTGTGACCGATCGCCCAGACTTCACCGAATCTGCAAACGTAGTGCCATTGAGGTGGCTGCAGTTCGAGTCCGGCTTTACCTACCAAGGGATTCGCGGAGGCTCCTCCATAAGCGGTCCCGAAGCTCTCATCCGCTATGGTATGGCCCCTCGATCAGAACTGAGAATCGGCATCCCCGATTACGGTCGCCTCGTGCTCTTAGGCAACTCCGAAGTTGGATTCGCCGACGGCAGTCTTGGATTTAAGTTTGAAACAGAAAAGCCGGTGCTTGGCTTCGACGTGGCCGTGATCGTTGAGACGTCGATCCCCACGCGGGGAGCATTCTCATCCGACTCTTCAGAACCTGCCGTTAAGCTCTGTTACGCACGCGATTTTAGTTCTGGATGGAGTCTTTCGGCGATGAGCGTTGGCGTTTGGACGAAAGATGACGGAAACCGGACCATCCTTCAACAAACAGTTGCCCTCGCTCGCGAACTCTCTGGCGGCCTCGGATTCTTCATCGAATATGCTGGCACCTATCACAAGTCGATGAAATCGGAGCATGTCGCCCACGGCGGGTTTGCTTATCAGCTAAGCAACGACCGTCAAATTGATCTTCACTTCGGCACTTCGCTTTCGGGCAATGACCGAATGCCGTTCATAGGAGTAGGGTATGCGGTCCGATTTTAA
- a CDS encoding heme exporter protein CcmB, whose amino-acid sequence MNSGWKREIVAVLRKEVMAELRGRSGLLTSLLFSLVSIVAIAYATVNVEVTGRLASGLLWVTLLFSAVVALPRTFIVEEEQGTADLLRLWARPHAIYWGKLIFNFVQMFGTALLLSILFFFLMGIEVRQVALYLLALAFGCGALAGAVTLCGAIVAQASNRGTLAGAIALPLLVPLVAILIAATKFSLGDGLAEISWQATAGLGCYTVAALTLGPWIFQAIWKP is encoded by the coding sequence TTGAACTCCGGTTGGAAGCGTGAGATCGTCGCGGTGCTTCGCAAAGAGGTCATGGCCGAGCTGCGCGGACGCTCGGGCTTGCTCACAAGTCTGCTGTTTAGCCTCGTCAGCATCGTCGCGATCGCTTATGCGACGGTGAATGTCGAGGTCACCGGGCGATTGGCGAGCGGGCTGCTTTGGGTTACGCTCCTTTTCAGCGCGGTGGTCGCACTGCCGAGAACGTTTATTGTTGAGGAGGAGCAAGGAACAGCCGACCTTTTACGGCTTTGGGCGCGGCCTCATGCTATCTATTGGGGCAAGCTGATTTTTAACTTCGTCCAGATGTTTGGAACTGCGCTCTTGCTGAGCATCTTGTTCTTCTTCTTGATGGGCATTGAGGTGCGTCAAGTGGCCTTGTACCTATTGGCGTTGGCATTCGGATGCGGGGCCTTGGCGGGAGCGGTAACCTTGTGTGGCGCGATCGTGGCGCAGGCATCCAATCGGGGGACTTTGGCGGGGGCGATTGCTCTGCCGCTTTTGGTTCCATTGGTGGCGATTCTGATCGCAGCGACGAAGTTTAGCCTAGGGGACGGTTTGGCCGAGATCAGTTGGCAGGCAACGGCGGGGCTTGGCTGTTACACGGTTGCGGCGCTGACTTTGGGGCCGTGGATATTCCAAGCGATTTGGAAGCCATGA
- a CDS encoding metal ABC transporter permease, whose translation MSWIDNLSPEVRMAFWTILVASICSIMCALLGVWLVLQRMSLTGDAISHSVLPGLALTFVWFGTRDPVPMMLGAVVAGVLTVVFTRGIGKLTKVREDAGLGVVFTILFAIGVFVITRYAAQIDLDPGCVLYGLVEFVSIDTAPFGGTEVPRALITILPAFAVVAAGLWLFKREIALMAFDPALSASLGKKPNAIYFGLMALVAIATVASFEAVGAILVVAMLIGPAATAQLLTRKLRAMFVISVVLAVVSSVGGYALAVRWNTSVAGMMAVCTGLLYAGAFLWSLVEQRINHRRVLLGDTIST comes from the coding sequence ATGTCGTGGATTGACAACCTCAGCCCCGAAGTACGCATGGCCTTCTGGACAATCCTCGTGGCCAGCATCTGCTCGATCATGTGTGCCCTGCTTGGGGTTTGGCTTGTGCTTCAAAGGATGAGCTTGACTGGCGATGCGATCAGCCACTCGGTACTGCCGGGGTTGGCGCTAACCTTTGTCTGGTTTGGCACTCGTGATCCCGTGCCAATGATGTTGGGAGCCGTTGTTGCCGGTGTGCTTACGGTGGTATTCACACGCGGCATTGGGAAGCTGACAAAAGTGCGTGAAGATGCTGGACTGGGGGTCGTTTTTACAATTCTGTTTGCCATTGGTGTCTTCGTGATCACTCGCTATGCCGCTCAGATCGACCTCGACCCCGGCTGTGTCTTGTACGGATTGGTGGAGTTTGTTTCGATCGACACGGCCCCGTTTGGTGGTACCGAGGTGCCTCGGGCGCTCATCACGATCTTGCCCGCATTTGCGGTTGTTGCCGCTGGCCTCTGGCTCTTCAAGCGCGAGATTGCCTTGATGGCATTTGATCCGGCGCTTTCCGCATCACTCGGCAAGAAACCCAACGCAATCTACTTCGGATTGATGGCCCTCGTCGCTATTGCCACCGTTGCAAGCTTTGAAGCAGTCGGGGCGATCTTGGTCGTCGCAATGCTCATTGGTCCTGCAGCGACAGCTCAACTTCTCACGCGAAAGCTGCGAGCCATGTTCGTCATCTCTGTGGTCTTGGCGGTCGTTTCGTCGGTTGGAGGCTATGCCCTTGCCGTACGATGGAATACGAGCGTGGCGGGAATGATGGCGGTGTGCACGGGTTTGCTTTACGCTGGAGCTTTTCTCTGGTCGCTGGTGGAGCAGCGAATAAACCATCGTCGGGTTCTGCTTGGGGACACCATTTCTACGTAA
- a CDS encoding metal ABC transporter ATP-binding protein — translation MIAFEVRNLTVVYDRKPVLQDVSLVIPANELVAIVGPNGAGKSTLIKAALGLVPRLSGAFQAFGQPLEGHDKRIGYVPQRESVDWDFPVSVMDVVMMGTYGRVGWFRRPGKAEKESAESALDAVGMLDYRHRQISQLSGGQQQRVFLARALAQEATFYFMDEPFAGVDAATEQAIVEILRRIRQSGGTVVMVHHDLETVPEYFDSVVLLNKCVIAQGAVKQTFTDDNLKRTYGGKLLSLGTLGLGGAAAG, via the coding sequence ATGATCGCTTTTGAAGTCCGAAACTTGACCGTTGTCTATGACCGCAAGCCGGTCCTGCAAGACGTATCTCTCGTCATTCCCGCAAACGAACTCGTGGCAATCGTCGGTCCGAACGGGGCTGGCAAAAGCACGCTGATCAAGGCGGCTCTTGGGCTGGTGCCTCGTCTTAGTGGGGCCTTTCAGGCCTTCGGGCAGCCACTCGAAGGCCACGACAAACGCATCGGCTATGTGCCGCAGCGTGAAAGCGTTGACTGGGATTTTCCCGTCAGCGTGATGGACGTCGTGATGATGGGCACCTATGGGCGCGTGGGCTGGTTCCGCCGTCCGGGCAAAGCTGAAAAGGAGTCTGCCGAATCTGCGCTGGACGCGGTCGGCATGTTGGACTATCGCCATAGGCAGATCAGCCAACTCTCTGGTGGCCAGCAGCAGCGAGTTTTCCTTGCCCGAGCTCTTGCGCAAGAGGCAACCTTCTATTTTATGGATGAGCCGTTCGCCGGTGTCGATGCTGCGACCGAACAGGCAATCGTCGAAATCCTCCGTCGAATCCGTCAAAGCGGTGGAACGGTGGTGATGGTTCATCACGACTTGGAGACAGTGCCGGAGTATTTTGATTCCGTCGTGCTGTTGAATAAGTGCGTGATCGCCCAAGGTGCGGTCAAGCAAACGTTTACCGACGACAACCTCAAGCGCACCTACGGTGGCAAATTGCTTTCGCTCGGGACGCTTGGGCTCGGGGGAGCCGCCGCCGGTTGA
- a CDS encoding metal ABC transporter permease has product MTYNTLIVLIGAALLGALCGGVGTLTVLRRRALLGDAIAHAALPGIGLGFLIFKSKSLPVLLLGALATGLLGVWVIAMVRRHSRTKEDAALGLVLSVFFGAGIALSRHIQNAVPDGSQAGLDTYLLGKAAGIVRQDVMLVALVSIVCLAVLVVLFKELRLLSFDPDYARSLGWNTVVLDFAAMAMVASAVVVGLPMVGIVLVAALTILPAVAARFWTESLSKLMLIAAGVGAASAASGALLSASFDKMPTGPVMILIAGGCFVVSALVAPNRGLITYTLRERRGRLSHGARLTARLLMESPDGVPIMVATKTLQSYGVRDPRQSLLEASRRGWVELSRDAYKLTPEGMEAANVVD; this is encoded by the coding sequence TTGACATACAACACACTCATTGTTTTGATTGGGGCTGCTCTGCTTGGTGCGCTTTGCGGTGGGGTAGGCACGCTCACCGTTTTACGTCGGCGGGCCTTGCTCGGCGATGCCATCGCGCATGCGGCGTTGCCCGGAATAGGGCTTGGCTTTCTTATCTTCAAATCGAAATCTCTTCCTGTGTTGCTGCTCGGCGCGCTCGCTACCGGCTTGCTTGGGGTTTGGGTGATCGCGATGGTGCGCAGACATAGCCGAACCAAGGAGGATGCCGCTCTGGGGCTGGTGCTGTCGGTTTTTTTTGGCGCTGGCATTGCGCTTTCGAGGCACATCCAGAATGCCGTGCCGGACGGCAGTCAAGCGGGCTTGGATACCTATCTCCTCGGAAAGGCCGCGGGCATTGTGCGTCAAGACGTCATGCTGGTCGCTCTCGTCAGCATTGTTTGTCTTGCGGTGTTGGTCGTTCTCTTCAAAGAGCTTCGTCTATTGAGCTTTGACCCAGACTACGCTCGTTCGCTCGGCTGGAATACAGTTGTCCTCGACTTTGCTGCGATGGCGATGGTGGCTTCGGCGGTGGTCGTGGGTTTACCGATGGTCGGGATCGTGCTCGTTGCTGCGTTGACGATTTTGCCAGCAGTCGCGGCTAGATTTTGGACGGAGAGCCTGAGCAAACTGATGCTGATCGCCGCTGGTGTGGGAGCGGCGAGCGCCGCTTCAGGCGCTCTTCTGAGCGCATCATTTGACAAGATGCCAACCGGGCCTGTGATGATCCTCATTGCCGGGGGATGTTTTGTTGTTTCCGCACTCGTCGCCCCAAATCGGGGATTGATCACTTACACGCTTCGTGAGCGTCGAGGAAGGCTGAGCCACGGCGCACGTCTTACGGCCCGCTTGCTGATGGAATCCCCTGACGGGGTTCCCATAATGGTCGCGACAAAGACGCTGCAGAGCTATGGGGTTCGCGATCCCAGGCAGTCGCTGCTTGAGGCCTCACGCCGAGGATGGGTCGAGTTGAGCCGTGATGCTTACAAGCTCACTCCGGAAGGGATGGAGGCTGCGAATGTCGTGGATTGA
- a CDS encoding ABC transporter ATP-binding protein produces MLKVEGLGKRFGPRWIFRGLNFELGTGDALIVLGQNGSGKSTLLKTLCGLLSASEGNVILPDGDPRLTLGVSALDMALYPHLTPTEHLELSADLRGCSANSGELLKRVNLTSAADRPCAKLSTGMRNRLKLALAIQTEPKLLMLDEPGASLDEEGRALIESICEEQRIRGVLVIATNDPTERRLGNLELRLEA; encoded by the coding sequence ATGCTCAAGGTCGAGGGGCTCGGCAAGAGGTTTGGTCCGCGCTGGATTTTTCGCGGGCTTAACTTTGAGCTAGGTACCGGTGATGCCCTTATTGTTCTCGGGCAGAACGGGAGCGGCAAATCGACTCTTCTGAAGACGCTTTGTGGGCTGCTCAGCGCATCGGAGGGCAATGTCATTTTGCCCGACGGCGATCCAAGACTGACCCTTGGAGTGTCGGCGCTCGACATGGCGCTCTATCCGCATCTCACGCCCACCGAGCATTTGGAACTCTCTGCCGACCTTCGAGGATGCTCAGCTAACTCCGGGGAACTACTCAAGCGAGTGAACCTGACAAGCGCCGCCGACCGCCCTTGCGCCAAGCTCAGCACAGGAATGCGCAATCGGCTCAAGCTCGCGTTGGCGATCCAAACCGAACCCAAACTCTTGATGCTCGACGAACCGGGCGCAAGCCTCGACGAAGAGGGCCGCGCCTTGATCGAATCGATTTGTGAAGAGCAACGAATCCGGGGTGTGCTAGTCATCGCGACCAACGATCCAACAGAAAGGAGGCTCGGAAACCTTGAACTCCGGTTGGAAGCGTGA
- a CDS encoding zinc ABC transporter substrate-binding protein — translation MRSDFNLRVRFAVLAAILVTALVTALGCGPDDTTSGSKSGERRDGPVRIVATTGMVGDLARRVGGEHVTVDVLMGAGVDPHLYKASPGDITKLTSADLVLYSGHHLEGKMADVLVQVGRKRPVLAVTERIPEDQLLSDVVNTEFPDPHLWFDVALWSKGLDPVAEILSEVDPANAEAYRANAEGYRKELLELDAEIRAQVATIPKPRRLLITAHDAFRYYGRAYGIEVRGIQGISTESEAGLSEINRLVDLIATRKVTAVFVETSVSAKNVQALIEGAQQRGLKVRIGGNLFSDAMGAPGTPEGTYQGMVRHNTKQIVQALR, via the coding sequence ATGCGGTCCGATTTTAACCTTCGTGTACGGTTTGCCGTACTCGCGGCGATCCTGGTAACTGCGCTCGTCACCGCCCTTGGCTGTGGGCCCGATGACACCACATCAGGCTCGAAAAGCGGGGAACGGCGTGATGGTCCAGTGAGGATCGTAGCGACGACAGGCATGGTCGGAGACCTTGCTCGGCGCGTTGGCGGTGAACACGTCACCGTTGATGTCCTCATGGGAGCAGGCGTCGATCCACATTTGTATAAAGCCTCTCCAGGCGACATCACGAAGCTCACGAGTGCGGACCTGGTGCTCTACAGCGGGCACCACCTCGAAGGGAAGATGGCGGACGTTCTTGTCCAGGTCGGGCGAAAGCGCCCCGTTCTCGCCGTAACCGAGCGCATTCCGGAGGACCAGCTACTTAGCGATGTTGTAAACACAGAATTCCCGGACCCCCACCTTTGGTTCGATGTGGCGCTGTGGTCGAAGGGATTGGACCCGGTTGCCGAGATCCTGAGTGAAGTCGATCCCGCAAATGCAGAGGCCTATAGGGCGAATGCCGAGGGCTATCGCAAAGAGCTGCTTGAGCTCGACGCAGAGATTCGGGCACAGGTTGCCACCATCCCAAAACCTCGGCGTCTCCTAATCACCGCTCACGACGCTTTTCGATACTATGGGCGGGCGTATGGCATCGAAGTTCGGGGCATCCAAGGCATCAGCACCGAATCGGAAGCTGGCCTGAGCGAGATCAACCGTCTTGTCGATTTGATCGCAACACGCAAGGTCACAGCGGTCTTTGTCGAGACTTCGGTGTCGGCCAAGAATGTTCAGGCTTTGATCGAAGGCGCGCAGCAGCGTGGGCTGAAGGTGCGCATCGGCGGAAACTTGTTCAGTGACGCGATGGGCGCGCCCGGAACTCCGGAAGGAACCTATCAGGGAATGGTACGCCACAATACAAAACAGATTGTACAGGCATTACGATGA
- the ccsA gene encoding cytochrome c biogenesis protein CcsA gives MLKWLYFLAVSAMTVWTFFVPPAEGFQRPELARIVFFHLPCAIGSSIFMTMGAYFGIRYLVKKDIHWSVRTEAALEMGLTLGLLTLFTGIIFSKVQWGAWWNWDPRQTSYLFVMLIIGAYFAIRAAFSDRERAAAASCSYVAAATLPMLFFVFVYARLKSVTTLHPDVVRDNGFDPTYKYTFYSLFLLVFVGCFWMYRLRVKAGLMELDLEDSYGQLETDRGGSAAAGVVRPISVSAEDGSESQGG, from the coding sequence ATGCTGAAGTGGCTTTACTTTTTAGCGGTCTCGGCGATGACGGTGTGGACGTTCTTCGTCCCGCCCGCCGAAGGCTTTCAGCGGCCCGAACTTGCCCGAATCGTCTTCTTCCACCTGCCCTGTGCCATCGGCAGCTCCATCTTCATGACGATGGGCGCGTACTTTGGCATTCGGTACTTGGTGAAGAAAGATATCCATTGGTCGGTCCGCACGGAAGCGGCACTGGAGATGGGTTTGACGCTCGGCTTGCTGACGCTGTTTACCGGGATCATTTTTAGCAAGGTGCAATGGGGAGCATGGTGGAATTGGGACCCGCGACAGACCTCCTATCTCTTCGTGATGCTGATAATTGGAGCGTACTTCGCGATTCGGGCGGCGTTCTCCGACCGCGAGCGTGCGGCAGCGGCGTCTTGCAGTTACGTCGCAGCAGCGACGCTGCCGATGCTCTTCTTCGTTTTTGTGTATGCACGGTTGAAGTCGGTGACGACGCTGCACCCGGACGTCGTCCGGGACAATGGGTTTGATCCCACCTACAAGTACACGTTTTACAGCCTGTTCTTGCTTGTCTTTGTCGGGTGTTTTTGGATGTATCGGCTGCGCGTGAAGGCCGGTTTGATGGAGCTTGATCTGGAGGATTCTTATGGACAATTGGAAACTGATCGCGGCGGTTCCGCCGCTGCTGGTGTGGTTCGGCCTATTTCTGTATCTGCTGAGGATGGATCGGAAAGTCAAGGCGGTTGA
- a CDS encoding nucleotidyltransferase domain-containing protein has translation MPKQWPQDTIETLHSRIVYRCVIGSHAYGLDTDASDTDIRGCFLPPASMHWSLDGVPEQLENDERQECFWEFGKFVKLALQNNPNVLECLFTPLSEPIGPVGKRLVQARDAFPSKLAHGRYRGYVEDQMRRLDNKLKASGEIKWRHAMHMIRLLISGLDLMETGRVRVDVSEHRDELLAIRAGQVSWELVLARADELSRKLDEAYNTTSLPAQPDYALVNNLLLQARREALDF, from the coding sequence ATGCCAAAGCAGTGGCCGCAGGATACGATCGAAACCCTTCATAGCCGGATCGTCTACCGATGTGTGATCGGGTCGCACGCTTATGGCCTGGATACCGACGCCAGCGATACCGACATCCGCGGTTGCTTTCTTCCCCCGGCGAGCATGCACTGGTCGCTGGATGGAGTCCCCGAGCAGCTTGAAAACGACGAGCGGCAAGAGTGCTTCTGGGAGTTTGGGAAGTTCGTCAAGCTGGCATTGCAGAACAACCCGAACGTCTTGGAGTGCCTTTTCACCCCACTTTCCGAGCCAATTGGGCCGGTTGGGAAAAGGCTCGTGCAGGCGCGTGACGCTTTCCCATCCAAACTCGCCCACGGTCGGTATCGCGGCTACGTCGAAGACCAGATGCGGCGGCTCGACAACAAGCTCAAAGCGTCGGGCGAAATTAAATGGCGGCATGCGATGCACATGATCCGGTTGCTGATCAGCGGACTCGATCTGATGGAGACGGGAAGGGTCCGGGTCGACGTCAGCGAGCACCGCGACGAGCTGCTGGCGATTAGGGCAGGGCAGGTGTCCTGGGAACTGGTGCTTGCCCGGGCCGATGAACTGAGCAGAAAGCTTGATGAAGCCTACAACACGACCTCGCTACCCGCCCAACCAGACTACGCGCTCGTCAATAACTTGCTGTTACAGGCACGAAGGGAGGCGCTCGATTTCTGA